A region of the Oceanihabitans sp. IOP_32 genome:
TAACATGGTTGGAATAGGATCCCATTTAGCAGAAAACTCCATGAGTGAAAAATAATCGGTAGTTTTAGGAATTCTTCGCTTACTGGTCATATCTATTGAAGAAAACTCGTAAACATTCGGACTTCTTTCTAAAGTGAAATTTGTAAACGCAAAAGTTTTACTGTAATCTATTTTATTTTGATAAGCTGGGGTGCTACCGTCGCCATCAAACATCGGTTCACAAATATCAATACCCTCGGCAGCTAAGGCAATATCAAAACTATCTGTGGCGCTGCACATCGCGAACATAAAACCACCACCAATTACATAATCCCTAATTTTTAAGGCCACTGCCAGTTTGGCTTGAGAGACTTTAGAAAAACCGAGTTTGTTTGCTAAAGCTTCCGCCTCTTTTTTTTCTTCGATATACCAGCTAGCGGCTTTATAGGCCGAATAAAATTTACCAAACTGTCCTGTAAAATCCTCATGGTGCAAATGCAACCAATCGTATAATAACAAGTGATCATTTAGCACCTCTTCATCGTAAACTGTTTTGTATGGTATCTCGGCATATTCTAAAACCAAAGTTACAGCATCGTCCCAAGGCTGTTTTCCAGAAGGGCTGTAAACTGCAATTTTAGGAGCTTTCTCTAAAATTACAGCTTCCATATTTTTACTGGGACTACTAATTTCTTTTAAAATAAGCTCTGCTTTCGGTGTTGAAATGATTTCGAATGAAACTCCTCGTATTTGACATTCTCGCTGGATACTTTCGGTATTCGGTAACAAAAAAGAACCCCCGCGATAATTAAGCAGCCATTTAACTTTTAAATCTTTATCGAGCGTCCAAAACGTTATACCATAAGCTTTCAAGTGATTTTTTTGATGCTCGGCATCCATGGGAATAAGAATGTAGGAGGCATAGGATTTAAACCCTAAAACGATCAACAGTAGCGTAAAAAATATCTTCTT
Encoded here:
- a CDS encoding asparagine synthetase B, with protein sequence MDAEHQKNHLKAYGITFWTLDKDLKVKWLLNYRGGSFLLPNTESIQRECQIRGVSFEIISTPKAELILKEISSPSKNMEAVILEKAPKIAVYSPSGKQPWDDAVTLVLEYAEIPYKTVYDEEVLNDHLLLYDWLHLHHEDFTGQFGKFYSAYKAASWYIEEKKEAEALANKLGFSKVSQAKLAVALKIRDYVIGGGFMFAMCSATDSFDIALAAEGIDICEPMFDGDGSTPAYQNKIDYSKTFAFTNFTLERSPNVYEFSSIDMTSKRRIPKTTDYFSLMEFSAKWDPIPTMLCQNHTALVKGFMGQTTAFTRDEIKSSVLVMGENKSNGEAKYIHGIKGKGFFTFYGGHDPEDYQHRVGDPKTELQLHPTSPGYRLILNNILFPAAKKKKQKT